The following proteins come from a genomic window of Megalobrama amblycephala isolate DHTTF-2021 linkage group LG1, ASM1881202v1, whole genome shotgun sequence:
- the LOC125278065 gene encoding trypsin Blo t 3-like, which translates to MRFIHCTLWVTVNIRTLKLCAFMQKSSLGQLDVCGRAPLNSKIVGGENATAGSWLWQVSIYVLGTSHNCGGTLITKDWVLSAAHCFEEIDVFKVVMYFGRLNQSGSNPHETSKRASRIFRHPNYDNETFDNDIALVQLNSSVTFSDYIKPVCLAAAGSVFSAGTESWVTGWGTLQSGGQSPDTLQEVTIPIVSNSDCDNAYEEISITSNMICAGLLNQGGKGSCQGDSGGPMVSKKDSLWIQSSIVSFGAGCAEPKYPSVLARVSQYQNWIKSYMSSSPPGFVEFNPTSDSNIGCMPNLLLFSLSLMFSIIPFTFSLYPSS; encoded by the exons ATGCGCTTCATACACTGCACACTCTGGGTCACGGTGAATATCCGAACTTTAAAACTGTGTGCGTTCATGCagaaaa GCTCCCTCGGGCAATTAGATG TGTGTGGTCGAGCCCCTCTCAACAGCAAAATTGTTGGAGGAGAGAATGCGACAGCAGGGTCTTGGCTGTGGCAAGTCAGCATTTATGTCTTAGGCACAAGCCATAACTGTGGCGGGACTCTGATCACTAAAGACTGGGTTTTATCTGCAGCTCACTGCTTCGAGGA AATTGATGTGTTTAAAGTTGTGATGTACTTCGGGCGTTTGAACCAATCTGGCTCAAACCCTCATGAGACATCCAAGAGAGCGAGTCGAATCTTCAGACATCCTAACTATGACAATGAGACTTTTGACAACGACATAGCACTGGTCCAGCTCAACTCTTCTGTGACCTTCTCTGATTACATTAAGCCGGTCTGTCTGGCGGCGGCTGGTAGTGTATTTTCTGCAGGTACAGAGAGCTGGGTCACTGGATGGGGCACATTACAGTCTGGAG GCCAGTCTCCTGATACACTGCAGGAGGTGACGATACCCATTGTGAGCAACAGTGATTGTGATAATGCTTATGAAGAGATCAGCATCACAAGCAATATGATTTGTGCTGGATTGTTAAATCAGGGAGGAAAAGGTTCATGTCAG GGAGACTCTGGAGGTCCAATGGTCAGTAAGAAAGACTCTCTGTGGATTCAGTCCAGCATTGTGAGTTTTGGTGCAGGATGTGCTGAACCCAAATATCCCAGTGTGTTAGCCAGAGTCTCTCAGTACCAGAACTGGATCAAGTCTTACATGAGCAGCAGCCCACCTGGATTTGTTGAATTCAATCCAACATCCGACTCCAACATCGGATGCATGCCCAACCTCCTCCTATTTTCCCTTTCTCTCATGTTCTCCATCATTCCTTTCACCTTCTCCCTCTATCCCTCTTCCTAA